CGGTACCCGTCGTCAACTCGCGGTACGAGAGCCAGCCGACGGGGATGTCGTAGAAGGCGTTGAGCGGGACGTCGTCGAAGACGTCGCTCCCCCGCTCGAAGCTCACGCAGCCTTCGCACTCGACCAAGGCGAAGACCGAGTCGGGGAGGCTGTCGCCCTCGCCCCAGAACTCGCCCAGGTCCCACCAGGTGTAGCGGAAGCAGCCGCCGCCGTAGCTGACGGCGGCTCGGGCCCGCTTGTCGCCGACCGCGTCGATGACCGACGTCGACTCGGAGGCGGCACCGTCACCGCTCACCGTCCAGGTGAACAACTCGCCGGCGTTGTCGCCACCCGGCCCGACGTGGGAGACCACGGCGTACTCGTCGTCGAGCGGCGAGTAGGCCACCCGGGCCCGGAAGGGCTTGCTGCCGTCGAAATCACCGAGTTGCTCGGCATCGGCCTCATCGAAGGAACCATCCGGTTCGATGAAGTTGAAGAAGTGCTGGTCGCCGTCGCCCTGGTCGGAGCGGTAGATGATCATGAAGCGATCACGGGTCGAGTCCCAGGCCAGCTCGGGCACACCGTCGGTGCCGGTGCCCACGGTGGAGATGTCGAGGGGCGCGGTGTCGAAGTCGATGTCGAAGAGGCCACCACCGGCCGACGAGACCGACACGATCCGGGCCGAGGCGTGGTTGCCGTCCGCGTCGCGCTGCCACGACACGGCCCAGACGTCGGAGGTGGACGAGTAGGCGACGGCGACACCGTCGTCGGCCTCCTCCTCGGAGATGTCGACGGCGTCGCCGTCGAGCACCCACGCGCCGGACTCGTCGATGACCGTCGCGAGGATGGTCTGGATGAAGCTCACGCCACCGTCCACACCGCGGGCCTTCCAGCTCACCAGATAGACGCCCTGCTCCGGGCTCCACTCGGTCTGCACGTGCTCGATGTCGGAGAAGTCATTGTCGGCGTCGGTCGTGACGCCCGACTTGCTGGCGGCGATGACGAAGTTGTCACCGATCAGCGTGCCGTCGGAATCGACTCGCTGGCCGTAGACGATTGCGTCGTCGGTCCAGGTGACGAGCCACTCCGAGTTCGTGGAATTCCACGACGCGAACGGCGGTTCGAACTCGTCGAATCCGGCCGAGGGAAGATCGGGATTGACGAAGATGTCGGCACCGATGACACCGGTTTCGTCGATGACCCGCGCGTGGATCGAATCGACGAGATCGCCATCGTCGACCGCAGTGTTGTAGACGATCAGCGAACGACCGGTGACCGGGTCGGAGGAGATGTGGGGCCAGCCGTGAGCGGTCCCGACCCCGTCACCCTCGGCCACGGTGAAGGTCTCGGCGATGGGTACCTCCGTGTCGGCCCCGACCGGGCCGGGGCCCGCTGCGGCACCGGCCGAGCCGACCGTCAGCAGCGGTGCCACCAACGCAGCTGCGAGTGCGGCCGCCGTCCATCGTCGTCTCAACTGCATACAGAAGCTCCTCGTCGGTACCGTCCCGAGGCGGCAACATAGACCACCAGGCGAGCCGGAACCCGTCACGTCCGGTGACCGGACGCGCAACCGGCCGCAGGGACGCCCACGAGGAGCATCGCCTGCGGCCGGCGATCGGCGGTGTCCGACTCAGCCGAGCAGCGTCGGGAGCTGTTCGGCGACTTCCTCGGGGGTCACCATCGGTGAGAACCGTGCGACCACGTCGCCGGCCGAGTTCACGAGGAACTTCTCGAAGTTCCAGGTGATGTCGGAGGTCTCGCCCTCACCGGGCTGCTCCGACTTCAACCAGTCGTAGAGCTCGCAGGCGCCGTCGCCGTTGACCTCGATCTTGGCGAACATCGGGAAGTCGATGTCGTAGTTGTCCGTCACGAAGGTGCGGATCTCCTCGGCCGAACCCGGTTCCTGGGCGCCGAACTGGTTGCAAGGGAAGCCCAGGACCTGGACCCCGTTGTCATCATGATGAAGCGTACGCAGACCTGCGTACTGAGGCGTGAGGCCTCAAGCGGAGGCGACGTTGACGATGAGCACGGCGCTGTCGGCGAACTCGCCGAACGACACCGGATCACCCTCGAGCGACGCCATTTCGAACTCGTGGAAACGAGCCATGGATCTCCCCTGTCAGGCACCGGGACCATCCCGGTGCCTCGGATCGTAGCGGGCCACCCTCCCCTCCCCCGATCTCTGACGCGTGAATCGCGTATTGCGCGACTGCGCCGTCAGAAAAGCCGGGGGCAGGGGGGTCAGCCGCCGGCGATGGGGGCGAGGAAGTGGACGTCGTCGGTGGGGGCGACGCGGGCGTAGATCGTGCCCTTGGGTTGGAGCTCGCCGTTGATCGCGACGGATGAACCATCGCGCAGGAGCGGGCCGAGCCCCGCGAACCGGTCGGCGAGCTCGTCGATGACGGCGCCGATGGTGACTCCGCTCACCTCCAGCTCCCGCACACCGTCGGTGAAGGCGGCGTGGTTGGCCTGGAGGTGAACGGTCGCCATCGCTCGACGACTAGCGCTCGTTGAGCGCCTTGAGCACGTTGGGCGGCGACATCGGCAGGTCGGTCATGCGCACCCCGGTCGCGGCGGCGATGGCGTTGGCCAACGTCCCGATCGGGGGGACGATGCCCGTCTCTCCCACGCCCCGGACACCGTACGGATGACTCGGGTTGGGGACCTCGACGATGATCGTCTCGATCATCGGCAGGTCCGAGGCCACCGGCATGCGGTAGTCGAGGAAGCTGGCGTTCTGCATCGTCCCGTCGCCGGAGAAGATGTACTCCTCGTTGAGCGCCCAACCGATGCCCTGCGCGGAGCCGCCCTGCATCTGGCCCTCCACATACGACGGGTGGATGGCGGTACCGGCGTCCTGGGCGGCGGTGTAGCGCAGGATCGTGACCTGACCGGTCTCCTCGTCGACCTTCACGTCGGCGAGATGGGCGGCGAACGACGGGCCGGCGCCCGCCGCGTTGAGCGAGGCGGTCGCGGTCAGCGGACCGCCCGTCATCTTCGCCGCGCCGGTGATCTCCTTGATCGTCACCGGTTCGGCACCCTCCGACGGCGGTCCCTCGATCACGGCGGCCCCGTCGATCCAGGCGACCTGGTCGACGGCGACGCCGCGCATCACCGCGGCGCGCTCCTTCATCTGCTCGATGAGGTCGCGACACGCGTTGACGACGGCCATGCCGGTGGCGAACGTCGCCCGGCTGCCCTCGGTGATGTCGGTGAAACCGACCGACTCGGTGTCGGCCACGATCGGCGTGATGTGGTGGACGTCGAGCCCGAGTTCTTCGGCGGCCATCAGCGCCATCGACGCCCGGCTGCCGCCGATGTCGGGGCTGCCCGTGATGACCGTGGCCGTGCCGTCCTCGTTGAGGTTGACCGTGGCGCTCGACTGCTCACCGATGTTGAACCAGAAGCCGGTGCCGAAACCTCGGCCGGCCCCTTCCGGTATCGGTGAGTTGTAGTGGTCGCTGTTCTTGATGGCCTGAAGGGTCTCGATGAACCCGATCTTCGGGTGCGGCGCTCCCATGGCGGTCGGGTCGCCCTCGGTCACGGCGTTCTTCAGCCGCAGGTCGATCGGATCCATCCCCAGCTCGACGGCGATCTCGTCGACCAGCGTCTCGATCGCGAACGCCGCCTGGGGAGCCGACGGCGCGCGGTACGCGGCCGACTTCGGGGTGTTGTCGACCGTGCCGATCGCCATCAGGTCGAGGTTCGGGAACCGGTAGGACGCGATCGACATCGCGCCGGTGAGGGCCGCGTAGCCCTTGGCCGAGCCGTTGCTGTAGTGCAGGGTGCCCTGGATGGTGGTGAGTTCACCGTCGTTGGTGGCGCCCATCTTGATGTGGATCCTCGACGCGGGCGCCGGACCGGTGGCCCGCAGCACCTCTTCCCGGGTCATCACGATCTTGACCGGACGGGCCGCCTTCTGGCTCAGCAGCACGGCGATCGGCTCGAGATAGATGGTGGTCTTGCCACCGAACCCGCCACCGATCTCGGCCGGCGTGACCTTGATCTTGTCGGTGCCCCAGCCGAGGATCTTGGCGGTCTTGGACCGCACCGCGAAATGTCCCTGCGACGACGCCCAGATGGTGGCCTTGCCGTCCTGACCGACATCGGCGATGCACGCGTGCGGCTCGATGTAGCCCTGATGCACGGCCTTGGTCGTGAACGTTCGTTCGACGATCACGTCGGCCGCCGCGAAACCGGCCTCGACGTCGCCCCGCTGGAACGGCCCGATCGAGGCGATGTTGGACGGCTCGGTGTCGCCGGTGAAGAGCGTGCGGTTCGTCGAGTTCGCGATCGGCGCGCCGTCGGCGATGGACTCCTCGATGTTCAAGACCGCGGGCAGCACTTCGTATTCGACCTTGACCGCGGCGGCCGCGGCGCGGGCCTCGGCGAGCGTGGTCGCGGCCACCGCCGCGACGGTGTGGCCGTTGTAGAGCACCTCGTCGCGGGCGATGTTGTTGACCGCCTCGTCGTGAGCGGGGTCGGTCGGGTCGATCGCGGGGAAGTCGGCGCCGGTGACGACGGCCTTCACGCCGGGCATCGCCTCGGCCGCGCTCGTGTCGATCGACACGATCCGGGCGTGGGCGTGCGGTGACCGCACCATCACGCCGCGGAGCTGACCGGTGAGATTGAGATCAGCGGCGAATCGGGCCTTGCCGATGACCTTGTCGAGGCCGTCGTGACGGATCGGTCGGGTGCCGACGTACTTGTACTTTGCGGGGGGGTTCTCGGTGGCAGTCACTTGCTGGCTCCGTTGCTGTTCGAGAGTTGTACGGCGGCTTCCTGCACCGCGTGGATGATCTTGTCGTAGCCGGTGCAGCGGCAGAGGTTGCCCGCGAGGGCGTAGCGGATCTCGGTCTCGGTGGGCGACGGGTTCTCGTCGAGCAGGACCTTGGCCGCAACCAGAAACCCCGGTGTGCAGATACCACACTGGAGGGCCGCACCCTCGAGGAAGGCCTGCTGCAGGGGATGGAGGTGGTCACCCTGGGCGATGCCCTCCACCGTGCCGATGCTGCGACCTTCGGCCTCGGGAGCGAACATCAGGCACGAGCATGTGAGTGCGCCGTCGACCGTGATCGAGCAGGCGCCACAATCGCCGGTACCGCAGCCCTCCTTGAGGCTGGTCAGCCCGAGCTCGTCGCGCAGGGCGTCGAGCAGCGAGGTGTCGTCGTTGGCGAGGAAGTCGACCTCGTCGCCGTTGACGGTGCAGTGGACGTGCGTTCGATTCATCATGCGCGTGCCCTTTCGGCGGCGATGTTGGCAGCTCGCTTGGCGAGTACTCCGGCGACCTGACGGCGGTACTCGATGGTCCCGCGCTTGTCGTCGATCGGGTTGCATGCGGCCGACGCCGCGGCGGCGACCGCCTCGAGGGTCGCAGTGTCGAAGGAACCATCGGTGAGCGTCGACCCGACGAGGGCGGCCTCGGCATCGGGGACCCGGACCACCGTCGGGGCGACCGCACCGAGGGCTACCGTGGCCGCGGCGCACGTGTCGCCGTCCATGGTGAGCCGCACGGCGGCACCGACGACGGCGATGTCCATCTCGGTGCGGGGGGTGAGGCGAAGGTACGCGTCGGCGGTGTTGGCCGGCGGCGCATCGACCTGGAACTCGACGACGAACTCGTCGGCGGCCAGCGATGTCTGCCCGGGCCCGGTGACCACGTCCTCGACGGGCACGGTCCGCTCACCGCCGCTGCCGGCGATGACGGCGCGCACCCCGTTGGCGACGAGCGCGGGGACCGAATCGGCAGCAGGCGAGCCGTTGCACAGGTTGCCGCCCCAGCTCGAGCGGTTCTGGATCTGATCCGACCCGATCAGTCCGCTGGCCTCGCTCAGCCCCGGGAACGCGGCGGTGAACGCCTCGTTGTGGGTCAACGTCGAGGTCGGCGTGGCGGCACCGACCGTCCAGGTGCCCCCTGATTCGGTGGCACCGACGAGGCGATCGATCTTCTTGAGGTCGACGATCACCGAGGGCTCCGGTCGACCGGATCGGATCTGGGGAATCAGATCGGTGGCTCCGGCGAAGACCCGGGCATCGGCGTCGGCCGAGAGCAACCCGACCGCCTCGTCCACCGTTGTTGGTGCGGCATATTTCATGCGCGGCAACCTAGTACGCGGCAACGCTTCGCGTTGCAGGCAACGCTCAGGGGACCGTGGCCAGCAGTTCGTCGAACGCGGCGACCACGCAGTGGCGGAAGGCGGCGGGATCGGTGATCGCGACCGGGTCGATGAACAGACCGATGTCGAAGTTGTTGCAGTAGGACAGCGCCGTCGCATTGCACGGAGTTCCGGCCAGCGGACCCATCGTCACCGAGTACTCGACCTTGGCACCGCCGATGTAGAGCGGGATCGGCGCACCGCGGAGGTTGGATGTGGCGAGGTCGATCTTGGCGGCCTGACCGCGGGCGGTCCGGGTGACGACAGAGGTCGGCAACAGGTTCACGACGCCGGACAGCGCGGTGAACCCGCCGCTGCGACCGGCCGCGACGCGGGCCTCGTCGAGCGTCTCGGCGGTGACGGCGAGCCGGTCGGCGATGTCGTGACCGTCGGCCGGGAGCTGCACGAGGACCGGCGTGAACGCGTTCCCGCCGGCCTTGTCGTCGGTGCGGGTGCTGAGTACGAACGAGACGTTGAGGGTGTCGAACGTCTCGTCCCGATCGGCGTGGTAGCGCACCGCAGCGTGCGACATCGCGGCGACGAACGCCGCGTTGATGGTCGTTCCCGCGGCCTTGCTCGCCGCCTTCAACCGGTCGAGGGGCACGGTGACCGCTTCGAGGTGACGGTGTCGGGAGCGTTCACGCCACAGCGGCGCGCCCTCACCCTCCTCGATGCTGTGGGTCAGCTGCTCGGCCGTCTCGGTCACCATGGCGGTGACATGGCCGAGCTTCTCGCCGATGCGTCCTGGGTCGGCCGGCCAGATCGCGATCTCGCCGGCGGCGCGGCGAGCCGTGCCCCCGAGCCGCCGGGCGAGGTGACCGAAGGATGCCGCCGTCGCGGCGGCCAGACTCGGCCCCAGATCGCCTCCCAACTCCTTGTTGCGATGGGAGGCCGCGGCGCGTGCGACGATCCCCTCGAGGTCGATCTCGGGGGCGCGGGGGACGTCTCGCTCGATGTCTTGGAACATCTCGGCGATGCGCAGCTGGCCGATTCCGTCGGAGATCGCGTGGTGCATCATCGACCAGAGCGCTCCCTGGCCCGACTCGAGACCCTCGATCACGATCATCCGCCACAGGGGACGGGTGCGATCGAAGGGCTCCATGTAGAGCTGCGCGGCGAGGTCGAACAGTTGACGTTGTGTCCCCGGCGCCGCGAGGGTCATCACCCGGAAGTGACTGTTGAAGTCGAACTCGGGGTCGGGCACCCAGGCCGGTGTCGACAGGCGACCGAGGCCGGGCTGCACCCGCTGGGTGAATCGGGGGAGCTCCGACACGGCGACGCGCATGCGGGCCCGCAGCATGTCGACGTCGATCGGACGGTCGAAGACGAACAACCCGCCGCCACTCGGATTGAGCCACGGATCCTTCTCGATGTTCCACATGAGCGCTTCGTGCTCGGACATGCGGTCGTTCATGTCGAGCTCGCGGGCGGGCTGGGTGGTGTCACTCATCATGCACTCGTGTCGGTTCCGGGCCGCCGATCGGCCTCCGCGTCGGGGTCGCCCGCATAGCCGGGCGGAAACGTGAGGGCCAGCTCCTCGGGAGTCGGCACCTTGTGCTCGCGGGCCTCGTCGGGCAGGAGATCGACGATGGCCGCCATGATCGCCTTCGTGTCGGCATCTGGATCCTCGAGCCCGAGCTCCACGGGACGACCGACGGTCACCGTCACGAGCGGCCGGGCGCCGACGGGCAGTTTCGGCATCCGCGCGCTCCGGGGCCAGACCTTCTCGGTGCCCCAGAGGCCGATCGGGATCACGGGCGCCCCGGTCATCGCGGCCAGCCGGGCGGCCCCCCATCGTCCTTTCAGTTCGGGATCGAAGAACGCCGGACCCCGGGGGATGGTGCCCTCCGGCGCGAGCATCAGCACTTCACCGCCGCGCAGCGCCTCGGCGGCCGCCTCCAATGGTTCGTCGGAGCCGGTGCCCCGATCGACCCGGACACCGCCGATTCCGCGGGCCAGGCGCCCGATGACGGGGACGTCGAACACTTCCTTCTTGCCGAGGCTGCGCACACTGCGGTGGGCCTTCGCGGCGAGCAGTGCCATGGCGGTCGGGTCGAAGTAGCTGCGGTGGTTGAAGACGAGGATCGCCGGGCCCTCGGCGGGAACGTGCTCGACGCCGGTGAACTCGAACCGCGCGAACGGCTGGAACTCCTCACGCAGGAACGGGCGACCCCATTCCTGCAGCTCACGACCGGCGACCTTGATCACCCCGTCGAGCTTGTCGAAGTGGCGCGTCGGCCAACCCTTGAGGGCGGCGACACCCTGGAGTCGGAGATCGGGGTTGACCGCGACGGGATGGCCGACCATCTCGAGCATCGAGGAGTCGAAGTAGCTGTCGCTGTAGGCGTAGCTCCGGTCGAGGGCCACGTCGTTTGCGGCGGCCCATGCTCGCACCGCATCGGCCTTCGCCCGCCCCCACACGAAGGGACCGACGGTCTCACCGGTGTAGGCGCCGCCCTCCGACGCCCACTTCGTCGCGACGACGGCGTCGAACCCGAGTTGCTCGGCGAGCGGGGCGACCCAGGGCTCCGGCGACGTGGTCGCCAGCACGAGGAGTCGACCGGCCTGCCGATGCTCGTCGATCGTCAGACGGGCGAACGGAAGGATGAGCTCCGCGTCGATCTCGGCCGCAGCAGCGGTCGCGGCCCGATGCACCGTCTCGACCGGCCACCCCTTCGACGTGCGGGCGCCGAGCTTCGCCGGCTGCATCATCACCCAGCTCTCACCGAACTGTTCGTAGAACTTGAGGAAGGCGTCGGCGATCGGGAGATCCGGGATCGAGCCGAGCCCGGCCTCGCTCAGGTGGCGCTGGAAGACGACCGCGGACGACGAGGCGATGAGTGTGCGATCGAGATCGAAGACGGCTGCTGCGGATCGGGCCATGAGAACTCCAGGGGGGCCGGGACGACAACCCTAATGTCAGCAACCGGGATCGGCGTCTCGTCGTCGGTGTCGGCCGGGACACCGCCGACCCGGCCGCCGACCTCTCACTAGAGTCGCGCCCATGACCGAGCACGCCCCCGATCCCGACTGGTCGACTCTCGACCGACCCGACGCCACCATCGAATGGTGCCGGTGGCCCCGCCCGAGCGCGCCGATCGGCCGGATCCTCGTCGCCCACGGCGCCAACGAACACGCGGCCCGCTACGGCCGCTTCGCCGCGATCGCCCGCGAGGCGGGCTGGGAGGTGTGCGGCGTGGACCATCGTGGGCACGGCCGCACGGCCGACGAACACGGCGCGTTCGGCGTGGCCCGGCCGGGAGGCTGGGAGGCCATGGTCGACGACCTGATCGCGCTCGCCGATCATCTCGACGACGAACTACCGCTCGTGCTGTTCGGCCACAGCATGGGATCACTGCTCGCACAACGGGTCATCCAGCTGGCCGGTGACCGTTTCGCCGGTGTGATCCTCTCGGGCACGTCCGGGAATCTCGATGGCGCCGCCGAACTCGAAGCCATCCTCCTCGCGGTCGAAGAGGCCGAGGGCGCCGATCAGCCGTCGGCGCTCTTCGCGGGGATGTTCGCCGGATTCAACGAAACGTTCGCGGCGACCACCTCCGAGCCGACCGGTTTCGAGTGGCTGAGCCGCGACGCCGACGAGGTGGCGATCTATGTCGCCGACCCCTGGTGCGGCGGCGATCTCAGCAACGGTTTCGTGACCGACATGATCCGCGGCATGGCCACGATGTGGGATCCCGCCGCCGAGGCGATGATCCCCCGGACGCTCCCCGTGCTGTTCATCGCCGGCGATCAGGATCCGGTGGGCGGATTCGGCGAGTCGGTCCGGGCCCTCCACGACCGCTATGGCGCCGACGGCATCGGCCCGTTGGTGCTCCGGCTCTACCCGGACGCCCGTCACGAACTGCTCAACGAGACGAACCGCGACGAGGTGCACGCCGATCTGCTCGACTGGCTCGGCGACCTGAACGGCCGCTGACAACCTCCGTCGAGACGTCTACAGTCGCCGCCAGTGACGCTCGCAGACCT
This is a stretch of genomic DNA from Acidimicrobiales bacterium. It encodes these proteins:
- a CDS encoding S-layer homology domain-containing protein yields the protein MQLRRRWTAAALAAALVAPLLTVGSAGAAAGPGPVGADTEVPIAETFTVAEGDGVGTAHGWPHISSDPVTGRSLIVYNTAVDDGDLVDSIHARVIDETGVIGADIFVNPDLPSAGFDEFEPPFASWNSTNSEWLVTWTDDAIVYGQRVDSDGTLIGDNFVIAASKSGVTTDADNDFSDIEHVQTEWSPEQGVYLVSWKARGVDGGVSFIQTILATVIDESGAWVLDGDAVDISEEEADDGVAVAYSSTSDVWAVSWQRDADGNHASARIVSVSSAGGGLFDIDFDTAPLDISTVGTGTDGVPELAWDSTRDRFMIIYRSDQGDGDQHFFNFIEPDGSFDEADAEQLGDFDGSKPFRARVAYSPLDDEYAVVSHVGPGGDNAGELFTWTVSGDGAASESTSVIDAVGDKRARAAVSYGGGCFRYTWWDLGEFWGEGDSLPDSVFALVECEGCVSFERGSDVFDDVPLNAFYDIPVGWLSYRELTTGTGPGEFSPLDGVTRGQLATFVWRLEGQPSGPLGSATFGDVAVGKFYDQAVGWMFAEGLTTGTSPTTFDPERVLTRGELATFLWRLAGEPDAALGSATFGDVAVGKFYDQAVGWMFAEGITTGTSPTTFDPERALNRGEMATFLFRYVGDTDCITVYGQ
- a CDS encoding MoaD/ThiS family protein, which codes for MATVHLQANHAAFTDGVRELEVSGVTIGAVIDELADRFAGLGPLLRDGSSVAINGELQPKGTIYARVAPTDDVHFLAPIAGG
- a CDS encoding xanthine dehydrogenase family protein molybdopterin-binding subunit codes for the protein MTATENPPAKYKYVGTRPIRHDGLDKVIGKARFAADLNLTGQLRGVMVRSPHAHARIVSIDTSAAEAMPGVKAVVTGADFPAIDPTDPAHDEAVNNIARDEVLYNGHTVAAVAATTLAEARAAAAAVKVEYEVLPAVLNIEESIADGAPIANSTNRTLFTGDTEPSNIASIGPFQRGDVEAGFAAADVIVERTFTTKAVHQGYIEPHACIADVGQDGKATIWASSQGHFAVRSKTAKILGWGTDKIKVTPAEIGGGFGGKTTIYLEPIAVLLSQKAARPVKIVMTREEVLRATGPAPASRIHIKMGATNDGELTTIQGTLHYSNGSAKGYAALTGAMSIASYRFPNLDLMAIGTVDNTPKSAAYRAPSAPQAAFAIETLVDEIAVELGMDPIDLRLKNAVTEGDPTAMGAPHPKIGFIETLQAIKNSDHYNSPIPEGAGRGFGTGFWFNIGEQSSATVNLNEDGTATVITGSPDIGGSRASMALMAAEELGLDVHHITPIVADTESVGFTDITEGSRATFATGMAVVNACRDLIEQMKERAAVMRGVAVDQVAWIDGAAVIEGPPSEGAEPVTIKEITGAAKMTGGPLTATASLNAAGAGPSFAAHLADVKVDEETGQVTILRYTAAQDAGTAIHPSYVEGQMQGGSAQGIGWALNEEYIFSGDGTMQNASFLDYRMPVASDLPMIETIIVEVPNPSHPYGVRGVGETGIVPPIGTLANAIAAATGVRMTDLPMSPPNVLKALNER
- a CDS encoding (2Fe-2S)-binding protein yields the protein MMNRTHVHCTVNGDEVDFLANDDTSLLDALRDELGLTSLKEGCGTGDCGACSITVDGALTCSCLMFAPEAEGRSIGTVEGIAQGDHLHPLQQAFLEGAALQCGICTPGFLVAAKVLLDENPSPTETEIRYALAGNLCRCTGYDKIIHAVQEAAVQLSNSNGASK
- a CDS encoding xanthine dehydrogenase family protein subunit M, with the translated sequence MKYAAPTTVDEAVGLLSADADARVFAGATDLIPQIRSGRPEPSVIVDLKKIDRLVGATESGGTWTVGAATPTSTLTHNEAFTAAFPGLSEASGLIGSDQIQNRSSWGGNLCNGSPAADSVPALVANGVRAVIAGSGGERTVPVEDVVTGPGQTSLAADEFVVEFQVDAPPANTADAYLRLTPRTEMDIAVVGAAVRLTMDGDTCAAATVALGAVAPTVVRVPDAEAALVGSTLTDGSFDTATLEAVAAAASAACNPIDDKRGTIEYRRQVAGVLAKRAANIAAERARA
- a CDS encoding wax ester/triacylglycerol synthase family O-acyltransferase, with protein sequence MSDTTQPARELDMNDRMSEHEALMWNIEKDPWLNPSGGGLFVFDRPIDVDMLRARMRVAVSELPRFTQRVQPGLGRLSTPAWVPDPEFDFNSHFRVMTLAAPGTQRQLFDLAAQLYMEPFDRTRPLWRMIVIEGLESGQGALWSMMHHAISDGIGQLRIAEMFQDIERDVPRAPEIDLEGIVARAAASHRNKELGGDLGPSLAAATAASFGHLARRLGGTARRAAGEIAIWPADPGRIGEKLGHVTAMVTETAEQLTHSIEEGEGAPLWRERSRHRHLEAVTVPLDRLKAASKAAGTTINAAFVAAMSHAAVRYHADRDETFDTLNVSFVLSTRTDDKAGGNAFTPVLVQLPADGHDIADRLAVTAETLDEARVAAGRSGGFTALSGVVNLLPTSVVTRTARGQAAKIDLATSNLRGAPIPLYIGGAKVEYSVTMGPLAGTPCNATALSYCNNFDIGLFIDPVAITDPAAFRHCVVAAFDELLATVP
- a CDS encoding HAD-IB family hydrolase — protein: MARSAAAVFDLDRTLIASSSAVVFQRHLSEAGLGSIPDLPIADAFLKFYEQFGESWVMMQPAKLGARTSKGWPVETVHRAATAAAAEIDAELILPFARLTIDEHRQAGRLLVLATTSPEPWVAPLAEQLGFDAVVATKWASEGGAYTGETVGPFVWGRAKADAVRAWAAANDVALDRSYAYSDSYFDSSMLEMVGHPVAVNPDLRLQGVAALKGWPTRHFDKLDGVIKVAGRELQEWGRPFLREEFQPFARFEFTGVEHVPAEGPAILVFNHRSYFDPTAMALLAAKAHRSVRSLGKKEVFDVPVIGRLARGIGGVRVDRGTGSDEPLEAAAEALRGGEVLMLAPEGTIPRGPAFFDPELKGRWGAARLAAMTGAPVIPIGLWGTEKVWPRSARMPKLPVGARPLVTVTVGRPVELGLEDPDADTKAIMAAIVDLLPDEAREHKVPTPEELALTFPPGYAGDPDAEADRRPGTDTSA
- a CDS encoding alpha/beta fold hydrolase; its protein translation is MTEHAPDPDWSTLDRPDATIEWCRWPRPSAPIGRILVAHGANEHAARYGRFAAIAREAGWEVCGVDHRGHGRTADEHGAFGVARPGGWEAMVDDLIALADHLDDELPLVLFGHSMGSLLAQRVIQLAGDRFAGVILSGTSGNLDGAAELEAILLAVEEAEGADQPSALFAGMFAGFNETFAATTSEPTGFEWLSRDADEVAIYVADPWCGGDLSNGFVTDMIRGMATMWDPAAEAMIPRTLPVLFIAGDQDPVGGFGESVRALHDRYGADGIGPLVLRLYPDARHELLNETNRDEVHADLLDWLGDLNGR